The region TGACCGACAAAATAATCACGTTCGTCAAAGCCTTTCTTTTGCAGCATAGTGATAAGGTTTGCGGTATCAGTTTGTGTTAGAAAAAGTGCGAACGTAGCAGGTTCAACCGAGCGAGCAGCATCAAGAAAATCAACGATCTCTTCGGTTAGATACAATCCGCCTAAAGCTCCGACGTGAGCGATTACAAAACGATTCTTTACTCCAAGCTTCGCCACAATATCGTCACTCAAAATATCTTTGTCCGATGAAAAGCGTTTGGCAAAATCTACACAGCAAGGAATGACCTCGACCGGCCTGTTTTCAGCGGCGAACAAGATGCTCTTCGCTTTTTCAGTTAAGACCACGAAACCATCCGCTTCTCCCAACAGCCACTGCTCAACTTTCTTCGCAGCTCGATAAAGCCAGCCGTTCTCCGGCCAAACTCCGGCGTCAGTGTATTCATCAGGAAAAAAACCACGAATATCGAAGATCAATATAGGCTTGCGGTGTGAGAATTTTCTGGCTAACGCTCCCATCAGCGTCGCCACGTGAATGCGCCCGTGAAGGACGTCGACGTCCTCGTTTCGAATCTTTCGACGAATAAATCGTGTTCCTGCAAAAATGTCGTAGGCCGTCGCAATTGCTGATGGCCGTTTGTGATAAGCCAAATAATCCCATTCAATATTTTTGTCGGCTAACTCTTCGCGAGCCGCTGTGGCCTGTTCGGCTGTCCACCCACTCTTTATATCAGGTTCGAATGTGAGCAAACTCACTTTAATCCCGGCTTTAGCGATCTCTTGTAAATACGGGATCACCTGAGTCTGCACAAGCGGCTGCCGCAAGCCAAAATAGCAAACATAAAGTGTGTGTTTTGCCGTATCAGTCATTTTCAAATTCGGCGAGGATGATCGACCGGTAGGCGTTATGACTTTTTGCTCTCGGCAAAACAGGTAGCAAAACTCCCGCAATGAGATTTCCAACCATGTACAAGTATTTTGATTTGAGGGCGAGCCGTCGCAGAAATTGTGCAACTGAACGATCTTCCGAGTAGAAAACTGTAGTTTTTATTTTGCGCCCGATCCTTCGGGCTTCGCTTTGCATCTCTCTTACTACCGCATCAGTATCGGGATATGGATTTTCAAGATGCTCCGCAAGCCAATCAGGAATTGGTTGATCTGTGTCGGCCAATTCCTGGTTGAATTCTTCATCCATTTCCCGACTGGCCTCTCCGCTTGGAAAGGCTATTAGTATCACCTTGTCCGCGATCCTTACGAGCTGCCTGACAGCATCTGCACGGATGCTTTCCGGCAAATGTTCAAGCACGTCAACAGACGCTGCCACAGAAAATGCTCGCTCCGAAAAAGGTAAAGAAATTATACTGCCGCGGACAAAACTGAACCCATCAATCCGAACGTCTGTAGGCAGTACATCAACACCCACAATACTCTTTGACGGAACAAAGCCGGACAATCCATATTCACCGCAACCCGCGTCTAAAAATGTCGTTTCGCTGTTTATATACGGAGCCAAAACGAGTGAAATATCGACGTTTCGGCATCGCGTGCCCCATTCCCATTTATATAAAAACTTGCGGAGTCCTCCGGCGATCATATCAAACCCTTTTACCAATTAGATTGAGCCCGGACTGCCCCGTTCGTTTTACTTTGACCCCTACTTCGTCGAGGGCGGAAGATGCTTCGGCTTCAGTCATTGGTTGATCGTAATATGGAGAAAGCATATCGAACGTATCAAGTATCGCCCACTGATATCGGTCGCGTTCGGTCAACTGTTTTTCGTTCACGTAATTAGCGACAGGTATTATGAACATAAACCCGCGCCCTATCACGCCAGGAAGCCGAAAAAGAAAATTGGTAATGCTGAATGCCACAG is a window of Chloracidobacterium sp. DNA encoding:
- a CDS encoding glycosyltransferase family 4 protein; translated protein: MTDTAKHTLYVCYFGLRQPLVQTQVIPYLQEIAKAGIKVSLLTFEPDIKSGWTAEQATAAREELADKNIEWDYLAYHKRPSAIATAYDIFAGTRFIRRKIRNEDVDVLHGRIHVATLMGALARKFSHRKPILIFDIRGFFPDEYTDAGVWPENGWLYRAAKKVEQWLLGEADGFVVLTEKAKSILFAAENRPVEVIPCCVDFAKRFSSDKDILSDDIVAKLGVKNRFVIAHVGALGGLYLTEEIVDFLDAARSVEPATFALFLTQTDTANLITMLQKKGFDERDYFVGQVDPAEIPEYLSVADAGLSFVKATYATQSRSPTKIPEYLAAGLPIIANTGVGDVDQLITDERVGVLTNSCDREAYLDAINRLKELGDIGDKCRAVAKKRFDLETVGGVRYRRLYEKLFAK
- a CDS encoding class I SAM-dependent methyltransferase; protein product: MIAGGLRKFLYKWEWGTRCRNVDISLVLAPYINSETTFLDAGCGEYGLSGFVPSKSIVGVDVLPTDVRIDGFSFVRGSIISLPFSERAFSVAASVDVLEHLPESIRADAVRQLVRIADKVILIAFPSGEASREMDEEFNQELADTDQPIPDWLAEHLENPYPDTDAVVREMQSEARRIGRKIKTTVFYSEDRSVAQFLRRLALKSKYLYMVGNLIAGVLLPVLPRAKSHNAYRSIILAEFEND